The nucleotide sequence AGGAagacatttttaaattataaaaggtATTTTCATATGAAATCCTAATAGATAACTTAACAGACACAATCAATAGTAAAGCTTTTGTGGATATAATGATGTATTTTTAAATACCTGGTCATGGCTAGCTGATATAATGTAGTCACCAGATCTAGCCCATGCTATCTCAGTCACCGATGCAAAATGACCAGAGGGAACCTTTTGCGTAAGCCAGTTGTCATCGCCAACATTTTTCCAAAGATGGAACGATCCACCATATCCATGTGCTAAAATTGAATCTCCATTTGGACTCCAATGACCACCATAGAATCCCAGAGCACAGTGACTTAGTTCGCCAACAGTAACCACATTCATCCACACACCAGAAGTCTTTTCAGGCTGCCAGATCATCATAGTCTTGTCCATGGATGCAGATAAAATGCTCTGTGACTGATAACAGGCTTCCCCTTCCGTGGATGCAACCAAAGGGGGTTGCCATTCAACCGAATATACCCAATCCTCATGTCCAATCAAAAGAGATTCTAAGGATATCTGAAAAGAAGATGAGCCGGCCACAAGGACAGGACCTTCTATATAGGATGATAAGCTTGATTCTTCCTCCCTGTATATGCCATTCCCGTTTGGCACAGAGCTGCACAATGCCATCTTCCAAATTCGTATGCATTTATCTTGAGACGAACTTACcagaaaaatattgtttacCTCCCCATTGATGCTTACAGGTAATGAGAAGTCCAAACTCCGGATCCAATCTGTGTGCCCTTTTAGCTCACATGAATGTACAAACTGGGTTCATAGGTAGAAGAAAAGTATAGGATGACTTAAACACACTCCcagaaaaaaaactataaggAGCTAAAATTTCATGTTAGTAATCTATAATTATGGCGACAAAAATACCTTTCCAGTCCTTCCCCCACAGTAAAGGTGGATCTTGTTATCCAATCCTCCCATTGCAAGGATGATGTGATCAGTGCATCCAGGCAGTTCCGCCATCGATAAGGCTACCATAGATTTAGAACCAACGGAAAAAGAGTCCAGGCATGATAATTTACAGTCACCTAGAATGATAGACCAAATATCAATTAACGTATATACAAGATAGTAGAAACACAAACATAATAGTGAACATTGTCATTCGAAAAGTAGGGCTTACCACTACTCGTCAGTGGAAATACAAGTTCCCATATACAAACAGTACCATCTGAAGAAGTAGATGCAAACATTGCCTCAGTTTGAGAAATCATAATTCCATTGATGCATGTAACCCCTTTCTTGTGTGATTGTGGTACTTGTGACACTTGCCTCCACTATAAAcgcaaaaaatagaaatatgcaaaaaaaaaaaaacattaaaatcaaagcTGCCAAGTGACTCTTCGGATAGTTTATTTGCACATAAAGAAAGTAGAAAAGAACAATGAAGCATGATGTACCTTCCCATCAACAAGGGACAGTTCCCATAGAATAATAGCACCATCTGCATCTCCAGATAGCAAATAATGCAGTTCCAATTCTTTTGCTGTGTATACAAGGTACGGGAGGGCATTGATCATCAATAACATTATTAGGGCTTgcttgaatttatttatttgagattatctactgacataacaAAAGTACTTCTGAGATTGTTTGAGAGAGCTtgtggaaacaacttatgacatgttcataaagTTGTTTTTAGCCAATTTCTATACTCAGATAGTTTACAGAAACAACTTATAGCCGTAAGCTTACATGAAATCAATTTGTACCttgctatagaaatagcttaatacataagcacttatagagtgtacctttgaataGAAATTTGCTACTTGGGAGCCAGTGAGTGCAATTGACAACAGCTTTGTGACCGGGAAGAGTGGTCAAAATTTGAGCActctacaaaacaaaacaaaaaaattgaattcaatgagaagaaacaaaaattaaagataaaaggGTGACTGAAAAGGAGTAACTGGGGAAGTAAAGTAACCTTGGGGGAGAAAATGGCGACGGCGTTTGAAGCTCCAAAAGAGACAAAACCAGAAGCACCCCAAGAAACGTTGTTCACTATTCTGTTGCATCCTGCTCCAATGAATACCCTTTTCACTTCAACTCCTTCTTCGATATGCATTATTATCACAGCTCCGACAGAGGGCGGCGAGATTTTCGGGCGACGGCGATGATAGTTGGGAAGAATAAGAAAGAGAATTGGGTTAGTTAGTGTTAGTGGGTGTTTGTTTTAGCCCAATAAGCCCTAAAATTTCCCATAGTGCCCGGTTTTTCACGCCCTCCCCCTTTTTTATTCTCTTGCAATTTATCCTTTTTCGGATTATATTTGTCGAACCATAAAAGCAATGTAATTATATAATGCGAAACACCCTTCATTTCGAAAGGTTACGATTTTATACCATAATTTCTCTCAAACGCTCTAAAATCTGAATCACCTTGCATTGGgtgatttttaagtttttttggtttgaattcaTCGCATTTCAAGCTTTTTTGAACACCAAACATAAGATAAGATCACATTTCTTTAATCAATgagtgtttgatttgattttttttattggtaccGGATGGgttcggattctataatccaAACACGTTAAGTAATTGttgaaacatgtttttttttaattgttatgtGTATGTAATTTTGATTGTTTCATGTATGGACCCTAGACTGGACCGTGTTAGGGGCAACAGACCTACCATGAAAACATCTGCAAGGTGGGAGCAGTTACAAGATGCTAAAATGGAGAAATGTGGCACATGCACGTTTCAGCTTCTTCAGTGAAGATCTTGGGAAACGTCTACAATATGCAGCAGGTGCGATCGAAGCAGAGATTATTAAGGAGGAGGTGCAGCAGAATCGTTTTTGTCACTTACTAAACCACAACACGATTTTTTATCTCACGTGTCTAGTATTTACTGTTAAACGAATCAAATACACCAAACACATTTTCCCACCCATCTTTtcccaaaaaattatcatcattcCATCAACCGTTCATGTCAATGGTATGTCTATGTAATCTCTTCCCTATCATTCCTAATtcatccttatttatttttcatttccatTTTGCTTATTAATTTTACATTCTTTTTAATTACGTTTGTTTTACAGTTATTTTGTCCTTGCTTAGTTTTTGTTGTATCATCCTTGTTCCATTGCTTAAATTATAGATTCAAACGCATTTGATcattttgtaaccaaaaaaaaaaacacatttgatcatgttttttttttttctccattgaATTTCAATTGCAAATGTcaacttaattatttttattaatgacTTTAATTTGTTCTTAGCAACCATAATTATCGTCACAATGTCGAGATTTATTATTGTGATCACGGCCcgcattgattatttttatccatgatttttttggtaattttaatcataatttaAAGCCGAGTAAATCGTCAATTCATCCTCTAAAATTGTATGATATGGACATTTTACCCCTCTTAAATGTTTTAATAAAGCAACTTCGATTTTAAATTATGTCGAGCAACTTGATTATTGATAAGTCTCAAATCTATCAGAATCCTCATAATTTTTGCAACAAGACAAAAAAAGGCTTAAAAACGCCATTGTTGCTAATATGGTTATAAGATGATTTTGATGCCTCCCATCTCAATGACCTAttgctcataaaaaaaaaaaagacgggATCAATTTTCTTTAAGATCACATCCATTAATGTAGAAAGACAAGTCACGAGAAATAATCCCACACCTCAtcaaattatcctttgtttgaaaatgattatttaaaaaacgCAAAGCAAAAAGGGAGACCTTcgttaaaattaaattgtttcaaattaaGTTAAAACTTTAATTTGTTTAACTATTATGCGGATATTTCCCTCTAGATGACGAGgaagaattttttattaaattgtttGATCACCTTAAAATACTTAGGATAATGATGATTAAGTTTCTAAAAAAGTTCCTCAATTAATTTAAGAATATGTGTATTTCATATAGCATAGAGACACATGAGAAAATGGAACTCGAGTTTGTGGAGCAAAGTAGTGAAGAAACGAAGATCTAAGAGAAATGATCAATCAACAaacaattataatttaaaaaattatggataTCAAAAGGATAaaactttaacattttttacgttaaaaactatatttgattttgctttcaaaatttaatccgtcttctaatttaaattttagtcttgaattcattttttaattcacTTTATCTAAACAAAATTTACTATACATTTAACTTGTCGAAACAAATCATCtgaaatcaattcattcaaaaataaattacattgtTACCATATTAATTTAGTGGAACTTGTATAAatttagagaaataaaaaaaaaaaaaaagtgtgttcaagatattattttttaaaaataaatgtgtgaATCCGAAATTGATCTTCGGTGGGAAAAGTTACTACTCCATATAGTAACTGTGTGTGGATAATGTCAACCGCCATAAAAATAAGAATTGGAATTGGAAAACccaaattgaaatttcaaagagacaaaaagaagaaagacgaTACATCCATCGAGATATGGGAATCATACAATACGATCCAATGTATTCTATCTGCAGAGTTTCTTCTACAACCTTCCGTCGTTTCCCACGCGCCACCGCTCCTTTTCGTGTTAGAGCCTTCTCCACCGCCGTTCGCGATAAGCCTTCGATATGCACCGCCGACGAACTCCACTATGTCTCCGTCCACAACTCCGATTGGAAACTTTCCCTCTGGCGCTACCACCCTTCTCCTCAGGTTACTTTCACTTGTTTCGTTCTTCATTCAATTTCTGCAATGAATATCAATTAGTTTATAAACTtaaaactgttcaagcaataactgaattaataaaatttactatttataaAAATCTGATATCAGGCTTAATAATTAGACATTTACAACACTCATATATCTTTTATGGGATGCAAAATCCACCATTCAACTGTTGATTATGTGATATTATTTTGACGATCATGTATGCTAAAATCAAGATAATTTAGACTTTGATTAGATATGCACTGCAATAATAAATATTGACCTTAATAACTAGAT is from Medicago truncatula cultivar Jemalong A17 chromosome 1, MtrunA17r5.0-ANR, whole genome shotgun sequence and encodes:
- the LOC25485470 gene encoding elongator complex protein 2, whose product is MHIEEGVEVKRVFIGAGCNRIVNNVSWGASGFVSFGASNAVAIFSPKSAQILTTLPGHKAVVNCTHWLPSSKFLFKAKELELHYLLSGDADGAIILWELSLVDGKWRQVSQVPQSHKKGVTCINGIMISQTEAMFASTSSDGTVCIWELVFPLTSSGDCKLSCLDSFSVGSKSMVALSMAELPGCTDHIILAMGGLDNKIHLYCGGRTGKFVHSCELKGHTDWIRSLDFSLPVSINGEVNNIFLVSSSQDKCIRIWKMALCSSVPNGNGIYREEESSLSSYIEGPVLVAGSSSFQISLESLLIGHEDWVYSVEWQPPLVASTEGEACYQSQSILSASMDKTMMIWQPEKTSGVWMNVVTVGELSHCALGFYGGHWSPNGDSILAHGYGGSFHLWKNVGDDNWLTQKVPSGHFASVTEIAWARSGDYIISASHDQTTRIYAPWKVETSLQDGEFWYEIARPQVHGHDINCMTVVHSKGNHRFVGGADEKVARVFEAPLSFLKTLSNATLQKSCYSDDDLTNIQILGANMSALGLSQKPIYAQAVHETSDTNGVDGLDTFETVPDAVPTVFTEPPIEDQLAWHTLWPESHKLYGHGNELFSLCCDHKGELVASSCKAQSTAVAEVWLWQVGSWKAVGRLQSHSLTVTQMEFSHDDNFLLTVSRDRQFSVFTITTTGTGEISYSLLARQEGHKRIIWSCSWNPHGHEFATGSRDKTVKIWAVEKKSSSVRQLMTLPQFTSSVTALSWVALPNRRNDGILAVGMENGQIELWSLSYNRQVDGSIVVPGFAAALLVRVDPFICHASTINRLAWRKTEEDHKSLQLASCGADNCVRVFDVTV